The Mucilaginibacter mallensis genome has a segment encoding these proteins:
- a CDS encoding BT_3928 family protein, with translation MAKRRSTKKNTAAPAWVWIPRLLVGLLFIFSGLIKANDPLGFSYKLQEYFEVFHITFLDGLALTMAVFLCAMEMILGFALLIGVRGKQVAWGLLLIIIFFAFLTFYSAYFKVVQTCGCFGDAIVLTPWQSFSKDLVLLLLILLLFKHRAKINPLFSPKTSDGLLIMAVILSIGVGLYTYNFLPVLDFLPYKIGASIPDEMKTPPGAQPDEFEQTYHLQNKASHATKTMTDKEYIKSNIWKDNNWQIVGQPESRLIKKGYTPKIQDLTINDGQRNDYTNELLSNPFYSLVIVAWDLNDSNADAINRINAMALDLIHNYNIRTVLLTSSPAGVAEAFAKEHKLVSEIFYVDEVPLKEMVRANPGVLLLKNGVIINKWHYHSLPKYDDLVKQYLQKQ, from the coding sequence ATGGCAAAAAGAAGATCGACAAAAAAAAATACCGCAGCCCCCGCATGGGTGTGGATACCACGGTTGCTGGTTGGCCTGCTTTTTATTTTTTCAGGGCTGATAAAGGCTAATGATCCGCTGGGCTTTTCCTATAAATTGCAGGAATATTTTGAGGTGTTCCATATTACCTTTTTAGATGGCCTTGCGCTTACTATGGCCGTGTTTTTATGCGCCATGGAGATGATACTGGGCTTTGCGCTGCTTATTGGCGTGCGCGGCAAGCAGGTGGCCTGGGGCTTGTTGCTGATCATCATCTTTTTCGCGTTCCTGACCTTTTACTCGGCATACTTTAAAGTGGTACAAACCTGTGGTTGCTTTGGCGATGCTATTGTGCTTACCCCATGGCAATCGTTCAGCAAGGATCTTGTTCTATTACTGTTGATACTGCTATTATTTAAACATCGTGCAAAAATAAACCCGTTGTTTTCACCTAAAACAAGTGATGGCCTTTTAATAATGGCTGTAATACTGTCAATTGGTGTGGGCTTATATACCTACAACTTTTTACCGGTGCTTGATTTTCTGCCTTATAAAATTGGCGCCAGTATCCCTGACGAGATGAAAACCCCGCCCGGTGCACAGCCTGATGAGTTTGAGCAGACCTATCACCTGCAAAACAAGGCTAGCCATGCTACCAAAACAATGACCGATAAGGAGTATATCAAAAGTAATATCTGGAAGGATAATAACTGGCAAATAGTGGGTCAGCCGGAATCACGTTTGATAAAGAAAGGCTATACGCCGAAAATTCAGGACCTCACTATTAACGACGGACAGCGTAACGATTATACCAATGAGCTGCTGAGCAATCCGTTTTACAGCCTTGTGATAGTAGCCTGGGATTTAAACGATAGCAACGCCGATGCCATAAACCGCATTAACGCTATGGCTCTGGATCTTATCCATAACTACAATATACGTACGGTATTGCTCACTTCGAGCCCTGCGGGCGTTGCTGAGGCTTTCGCTAAAGAGCATAAGCTGGTAAGCGAAATATTTTATGTTGATGAAGTGCCGCTTAAGGAAATGGTGCGCGCCAACCCGGGAGTGTTATTATTAAAGAATGGGGTTATCATCAACAAATGGCATTATCATTCCCTGCCAAAGTATGATGACCTGGTAAAACAATATTTGCAGAAACAATAA
- a CDS encoding shikimate kinase — MGLIFFVGFMGCGKTTWSRKLAAKLGYEFIDLDHVLEEQAGMSIAEYFSSFGEASFRELESAVLKQTKYPENAVVSTGGGLPCFFDHMDWMNANGKTVYIKLSPKTLADRLENGKAKRPLLRDKHGEELIAFITDKLAEREDFYLKAALIADGLHMSPEYLEELVNS; from the coding sequence ATGGGCCTGATATTTTTTGTAGGATTTATGGGCTGCGGTAAAACCACCTGGAGCCGCAAGCTTGCCGCTAAACTGGGTTATGAGTTTATTGACCTTGACCATGTGCTTGAGGAACAGGCGGGCATGAGCATAGCTGAATATTTTTCAAGTTTTGGCGAAGCATCATTCCGTGAGTTGGAATCAGCCGTATTAAAACAAACCAAATATCCTGAAAACGCGGTAGTATCCACAGGCGGTGGCCTGCCCTGCTTTTTCGATCATATGGATTGGATGAACGCGAATGGCAAAACAGTTTATATCAAGCTATCGCCCAAAACCCTTGCCGACAGGCTGGAGAACGGCAAAGCCAAGCGCCCCCTATTGCGTGATAAACATGGCGAAGAGCTCATCGCCTTTATAACCGATAAACTGGCCGAGCGCGAAGATTTTTACCTCAAAGCCGCCCTTATAGCCGATGGCCTGCACATGAGCCCGGAATATTTGGAAGAATTGGTGAACTCCTGA
- a CDS encoding phage integrase SAM-like domain-containing protein — MANENVMATFSIKVFKHHKKKDGTYNVKISITQERKRAYIDTTHYVTERKLSKDYEVKDTIILKDLYNTLDDYREAVSRLGVKVDYMTVEDIKVFLEKRSQRVDFLEFCLLHIDNLVAEGRGKTATGFRTVYYSLIDFLGGVRLLAEEITPHFLLSFERFLRSPRKITRLNQFKKQVTIMSKGSSDAGVHNYMHDLRTLFNAARKYYNRPSLGIVPIQFSPFSEYQLPELSETRKRNLTAEQLRAFIKFEAPESGRIRVAYDLFLLSFYMCGMNAVDLYNCDFKISNGRLEYERSKTKEKRKDRAFISLKVPEPAISLIKKYNNRLRLEYCEIGNLNKALNKGLKTIGESIGVPDLSFYWGRHTFGNLARNKCRKSKDDVALALNHVDHGRRTTDIYLEKDWTIVDEVQEAVIAFVINSEAPPPSEANEVPSKPPKDISKKSTIANPEQQRKAMKLVGH; from the coding sequence ATGGCTAATGAAAACGTTATGGCTACTTTTAGCATTAAAGTATTTAAACACCACAAAAAGAAGGATGGAACTTACAATGTAAAGATCTCTATTACTCAGGAAAGAAAGAGAGCCTACATTGATACCACCCATTATGTGACGGAGAGAAAGCTCTCCAAAGATTACGAGGTGAAGGACACAATCATCCTAAAAGACCTCTACAACACACTTGACGATTACCGTGAAGCAGTCTCACGGCTCGGCGTTAAGGTCGATTATATGACCGTTGAAGACATTAAAGTGTTTCTGGAAAAACGCTCTCAACGCGTTGATTTTCTTGAATTTTGTTTACTGCATATCGACAATTTAGTAGCTGAGGGCCGAGGGAAAACAGCAACCGGTTTCCGGACGGTTTATTACTCGCTAATTGATTTCCTAGGTGGGGTTCGTCTCTTAGCCGAAGAAATTACGCCGCATTTCCTTTTGTCATTTGAGCGCTTTCTGCGGTCGCCGCGTAAGATCACCCGTTTGAATCAGTTCAAAAAACAGGTCACCATTATGTCCAAGGGCTCAAGTGATGCAGGCGTGCATAATTATATGCACGATCTACGCACATTGTTTAATGCTGCCCGTAAATACTATAATCGACCATCGCTCGGTATTGTGCCAATTCAATTTAGCCCATTCAGTGAATATCAGCTGCCCGAACTGAGTGAAACACGCAAACGTAATCTAACTGCGGAGCAACTCCGCGCATTTATTAAATTCGAAGCACCGGAATCTGGTCGTATTCGTGTTGCTTATGACCTTTTCCTGCTATCTTTCTATATGTGTGGTATGAATGCCGTCGATCTTTACAATTGCGACTTTAAAATTAGCAATGGCAGGTTGGAATATGAGCGATCCAAAACCAAAGAAAAACGTAAAGACCGCGCGTTTATCAGCTTAAAAGTTCCTGAACCGGCTATATCATTAATTAAAAAATATAATAATCGGTTGCGTTTAGAATATTGCGAGATAGGAAATTTAAACAAGGCTCTGAATAAAGGTCTGAAAACCATAGGTGAATCTATTGGTGTTCCTGATCTTTCCTTTTACTGGGGCCGACACACATTCGGCAATCTTGCGCGCAACAAATGCCGGAAATCCAAAGATGACGTGGCCCTTGCGCTAAATCACGTCGATCATGGCCGACGTACCACAGATATTTACCTGGAGAAGGATTGGACTATAGTTGATGAAGTTCAGGAGGCGGTAATTGCATTCGTAATAAATAGTGAAGCACCACCCCCAAGTGAAGCAAACGAGGTGCCGAGTAAGCCACCAAAAGATATATCAAAAAAATCAACCATTGCCAATCCAGAGCAACAAAGGAAGGCTATGAAACTTGTGGGGCATTAA
- a CDS encoding nucleotidyl transferase AbiEii/AbiGii toxin family protein translates to MLYWNTVSSLLKTSLMTLMGAEELIDFRLVGGTALSLYLGHRLSVDIDLFTDANYGSIDFDAIEKFLRKNFGHVDGEFGGNPGMGKSYLIGTDANNVIKLDLYYSMDPFFQDAIEEDGVRMATVEEIIAMKIDVVQRGGRKKDFWDLHVLLNQHTITDMINLHKQRFEWTHDEPLIRNNFTEFAEADLDLDPICLKNKEWVFIKEDIEAAVANR, encoded by the coding sequence ATGCTCTATTGGAATACTGTTAGTAGCCTGCTAAAAACCTCCCTGATGACCTTAATGGGCGCGGAGGAGCTTATAGACTTTCGACTCGTAGGCGGTACGGCATTAAGTCTGTATCTGGGACACCGGTTATCGGTAGATATAGATTTATTTACAGATGCGAATTACGGTTCTATCGATTTTGATGCCATTGAAAAATTTCTTAGAAAGAACTTTGGGCATGTAGACGGCGAATTTGGCGGCAACCCAGGTATGGGAAAATCCTATCTTATAGGAACCGATGCCAATAACGTTATTAAACTGGATTTATACTATTCTATGGACCCCTTTTTTCAAGATGCAATAGAAGAAGATGGGGTACGTATGGCAACTGTTGAAGAAATAATTGCCATGAAGATAGATGTGGTGCAAAGAGGTGGCAGAAAAAAAGATTTTTGGGATTTACACGTGCTGCTTAATCAACATACCATTACTGATATGATCAATCTTCATAAGCAACGTTTTGAATGGACACATGATGAACCTTTAATTCGAAATAACTTTACGGAGTTTGCTGAAGCCGATCTCGACTTAGATCCCATTTGCTTAAAAAATAAGGAGTGGGTATTTATCAAAGAAGATATAGAAGCCGCAGTTGCTAATAGATAA
- a CDS encoding helix-turn-helix transcriptional regulator, which translates to METALEKYKGIHPGIILERELKKRNLKKGPFALSLHEYPQTLNGITKGQRGLTTALSLKIDKALGLEEGTMLLLQTYYEIKKEQQKGNSGELPDLSIIRKTLFWDTDITKIDWENQYKAVIQRIFERGNNDEKKELLRFYGKDKIKEVTGSTRIANNKMLVMGHLKAK; encoded by the coding sequence ATGGAAACTGCACTTGAAAAATACAAAGGAATTCATCCAGGAATTATTCTTGAACGGGAGCTTAAGAAGAGAAATCTGAAAAAAGGCCCTTTCGCACTTTCATTACATGAGTATCCTCAGACTTTAAATGGCATAACAAAGGGTCAGCGCGGATTGACGACGGCGCTTTCTTTAAAGATTGATAAAGCTTTAGGTCTAGAAGAAGGAACTATGTTGTTGCTTCAAACATATTATGAAATTAAGAAAGAACAACAAAAAGGTAACTCAGGAGAATTGCCTGATCTTTCTATTATCCGGAAAACGTTATTTTGGGATACAGATATCACTAAGATCGATTGGGAAAATCAGTATAAGGCAGTTATTCAACGAATATTTGAACGGGGAAACAACGATGAAAAAAAAGAACTTCTCAGGTTCTACGGAAAAGACAAAATTAAAGAAGTTACTGGCAGTACCCGAATCGCAAATAATAAAATGCTGGTAATGGGACACCTCAAAGCAAAATAA
- a CDS encoding tyrosine-type recombinase/integrase: protein MATVSALIYKQQQKNDGTFNVKIRLHHKNERRLIKTQYYVSQRHLDDKLKITDPIINNLTSDTIYNYRRTISKLGRALKLMSCDDLKNYLEGGDSIDFIKFCDEHIAMLKEADRIGTANNHRTIRNSLVDYFKKECVTIIEINSNMLFAYERYLRTGRIMKRKNHSGLEVIIKKPGLSDNGLHSHMKDLRTLFNAARAHYNNEDLGIYQIEHNPFKKYKVGSSPLTKKRNISIDALKKIRDCITEPGSRAKLAKDLFMLSFYLCGMNAVDIYKLKKDNLQNGRVNYNRSKTVRQRKDNAFISIKIIEEALPLLDKYVEQLHLKYKNNLGLDTALSKGMKELREITGIPNITFYYARHTFANTARNACGVSKDDLDLTLNHVDQRHRILDIYLDKDWGIVDEVQKKVVEFLTY, encoded by the coding sequence ATGGCAACAGTATCAGCATTAATTTACAAACAACAACAAAAGAATGACGGCACTTTTAATGTAAAAATCAGACTTCATCATAAGAACGAAAGGCGACTTATTAAGACCCAGTATTACGTATCACAACGGCATCTGGATGACAAGTTGAAAATTACAGATCCAATTATTAATAATTTAACGAGCGACACAATTTACAATTATCGACGGACTATAAGTAAACTCGGTAGAGCACTTAAATTAATGTCTTGCGACGATCTTAAAAATTATCTTGAAGGTGGAGACAGTATAGACTTTATAAAGTTTTGTGATGAACATATAGCTATGCTAAAAGAAGCAGACAGAATTGGTACAGCAAATAATCACAGGACTATAAGAAACAGTTTAGTAGATTATTTTAAGAAAGAATGCGTAACTATAATTGAGATTAATTCTAATATGCTGTTCGCCTATGAGCGCTATTTACGAACTGGAAGAATAATGAAAAGGAAAAATCATTCAGGCCTAGAAGTTATAATCAAAAAGCCTGGGTTAAGTGATAATGGATTACATAGTCATATGAAAGATTTACGAACTCTATTTAACGCCGCCCGGGCACATTATAACAATGAAGATTTAGGTATTTATCAAATAGAGCATAACCCTTTTAAAAAATACAAGGTTGGTTCATCCCCTCTAACTAAGAAGCGAAACATTTCCATTGATGCATTAAAAAAAATAAGAGACTGCATTACAGAACCTGGTAGCAGGGCCAAGCTCGCAAAAGATCTCTTTATGCTTTCTTTCTATTTATGTGGAATGAACGCTGTTGATATTTACAAGCTAAAAAAAGATAACCTCCAAAATGGAAGGGTTAATTATAATCGCTCTAAAACAGTTCGTCAAAGAAAAGATAATGCATTTATAAGCATTAAAATTATAGAAGAGGCGCTGCCATTATTAGATAAATATGTGGAGCAACTACATCTGAAATATAAAAATAACTTAGGCTTAGATACTGCACTTAGCAAAGGGATGAAGGAATTACGGGAGATTACTGGAATTCCTAATATAACATTCTATTATGCGAGACATACCTTTGCAAATACAGCCCGTAATGCTTGTGGAGTGAGTAAAGATGATCTAGATTTAACCTTAAACCATGTTGATCAAAGGCATAGAATTCTTGACATTTATTTGGATAAGGATTGGGGTATCGTTGATGAAGTACAGAAGAAAGTGGTTGAGTTTCTCACTTATTAA
- a CDS encoding KTSC domain-containing protein gives MPSAVIASYNYDAPNETLEIRYHSGKVYHYLNVPEKVFKEMRSTMVKGIWFNRHIKGKYPFKEVTP, from the coding sequence ATGCCTTCTGCCGTCATAGCCTCTTATAATTATGACGCTCCGAACGAAACGTTGGAGATTCGATATCACTCGGGAAAAGTCTATCATTACCTCAATGTACCGGAAAAGGTATTCAAAGAAATGCGATCCACCATGGTCAAAGGTATTTGGTTCAACCGCCACATTAAGGGTAAATACCCCTTTAAAGAAGTCACGCCTTGA
- a CDS encoding DUF2188 domain-containing protein encodes MPWYNGYYPPSYKNQPKYLREKAVEIANEILGESGDEGIAIATGLKRARQYFEEHPEEKPESEN; translated from the coding sequence ATGCCCTGGTATAACGGCTATTATCCGCCATCATATAAGAACCAACCGAAATATCTCCGCGAAAAAGCGGTAGAGATCGCCAACGAGATCTTGGGAGAAAGCGGCGATGAAGGAATCGCTATAGCGACCGGCCTGAAACGTGCACGTCAATATTTCGAGGAACACCCGGAAGAAAAACCGGAAAGCGAAAACTGA